A genome region from Pirellulales bacterium includes the following:
- the acpP gene encoding acyl carrier protein, whose translation MASVKERVTDIVAEQLGVSKDQITPETSFVNDLGADSLDTVELVMELEEEFDINIPDDAAEKIQTVGQAIEYIEKLQQ comes from the coding sequence GTGGCTTCCGTTAAAGAGCGTGTGACTGATATTGTCGCCGAACAATTGGGTGTGAGTAAGGACCAGATCACGCCCGAGACTTCGTTCGTGAATGATCTGGGCGCGGACAGCCTGGACACGGTCGAGCTGGTGATGGAACTGGAAGAAGAGTTCGACATCAACATACCGGACGACGCAGCGGAAAAGATTCAAACGGTGGGCCAGGCGATCGAATACATCGAGAAGCTCCAGCAGTAG